In Alkalihalobacillus sp. AL-G, the genomic stretch TCAGAGGGAGACTTCCATGAGGGTCTGAACTTTGCAAGTGTTTTTGATGTACCAGTTGTTTTCTTTAACCAGAACAACGGATTTGCCATTTCTGTTCCGATCGAAAAGCAAATGAAATCGAAAACAATCGCTCAAAAAGCGGTTGGTTATGACATTCCTGGAATACGACTTGATGGGAATGACGTGTTTGCGGTTTATTTTGAAACAAGACTAGCGATGGATAATGCACGTAAGGGGAACGGTCCGACGTTGATTGAGGCGGTTACCTATCGTTATGGTGCACATACAACTGCAGATGATCCGAGCAAATATCGTGATCAATCGGAAGCGAAGCGTCGCCGCGAGCAAACCGACCCGATCGTGAGACTTGAGCGTTATATGCAGCACAAAGGCATTTGGGAAGACTCCTGGAAAACAAAAGTAGAAGAAGAAATCACTGCTGAAATCGAAAAAGCAGTTGAAGAGATGGAAGCATTCGGTGCAGCTGATTCTAAAGATATGTTCACTCACGTTTTTGCGAAGCCGACGTGGACAATCCAGGAGCAGTTGGATGAGTTCAATGGCCGGGCAAAGGAGGAAGTGTAGATGAGTACAGCAGTTAAAACGCAAAAACTTACGATGGTTCAAGCAATCACCGATGGCATGAGAACAATGATGCGAGAACATGATGATGTCATTGTGCTTGGAGAAGATGTCGGTCGAAACGGCGGAGTATTCCGGGCAACGGACGGGCTGATCGAGGAGTTCAGCGACAAACGGATCATTGATACACCTCTTGCTGAATCAGGAATCATCGGAACATCGATCGGTCTTGCAATGAACGGTTTTCGTCCGATCGCAGAAATGCAGTTCCTTGGATTCATTTATCCTGCCTACAATCAAATCATGACGCATGCCTCTCGAATTCGGTCACGTACACTCGGCCATTTCACAGTGCCTTTAGTGATTCGGGCACCATACGGAGCAGGAGTTCGTGCACCTGAAATTCACTCAGATAGTGTAGAGGCTCTTTTTACCCATATGCCTGGCATCAAGGTAGTCGTTCCGTCCAATGCCTATGACGCAAAAGGACTGTTGATTGCGAGTATAGAAGACCCTGATCCGGTTATTTTTCTTGAGCCGATGCGCTGTTATCGTTCGCATAAACTCGAAATTCCTGAAGAGAAATATACGGTTGAAATTGGAAAAGGAGCGCGCCTTCAAGAAGGGGAAGACATAACGTTGATCGCTTGGGGCGCAATGGTCGATGTGGTTAAAAAAGCAGCTAAAGAAGTTGAAGAGAGTGAAGGTATTACATGTGATGTCCTTGACTTGAGAACCTTGTACCCATTTGACCGCGAATTAATAACAGAATCGGTTAAGAAGACAGGACGTGCTGTCATCGTACACGAAGCGCCAGGAACAGGTGGAGTTGGAAACGATGTCGTATCACTGATAAATGATACGTCCTTCCTTTATTTGCGCTCACCGATTAAGCGCGTAACAGGACATGATACGCCAGTTCCAATGTTTGCGATTGAGGATGATTACCTGCCAAATTCAGACCGTGTAAAACAAGCAATAATCGATACAGTACGGTTTTAAGATAGGAGGAGTATGATGATCGAGGTTAAGCTTCATGATATTGGCGAAGGAATTACAGAGGGGGAGATCATCCATTTTCACGTTTCTCCTGGAGACACTGTTAAGATTGACCAGCCACTCGTTGAGGTTCAAACAGATAAAGTTACTGCAGAGCTCCCATCTCCAGTAGCAGGTAAAGTAAAAGAAATCAAAGCATCAGAAGGGGACGTTGTAACGGTCGGCACTACGCTTGTTTTAATCGAAAAAGAAGGAAGCGAGCCTTCTAACGCACCACCGAAAGAAGAGCCGGCGAAAGAAAAGGTAGTTGCGGAAACCTCTTCATCTATTTCATCAGCGGCAGTAAGCTCGTCTGACCCGATGACCCGGTTAACGAAAAGAGTGCTGGCTGCACCTTATACTCGAAAAATTGCTCGGGAGAAAAATGTTGATATCGAACTGGTTAACGGAAGTGGGCCGTCTGGAAGAGTAACGGAAGAAGATGTTTTCCGTTTCGTAAATAGCGGGCAGCAACAACAAAGTACGGATCCGATTGAAACTTCGGCTTCCCCAGTGCACACGGTTAAGCCGACAATCGAAGCGAAGGAAATTCCATTTAAGGGCAGAAGAAAACAAATTGCCCAAAAGATGACGCAGTCACTTTACACAATCCCGCACGTTACACACTTCGATGAGGTTGACCTAACCAACCTCCTAGAATTGAAAAAGTCATTAAAACAAGCGGATCCAGATGGAACTAAAGGGATGAACGTATCTCTTGCTGCATTCTTCGTAAAAGCGATACAGCTCTCATTAAGAGACTACCCGATTTTCAATGCCAAGCTTGATGAGAAAAATGAAGTGATTCGCCTTGAAGGTGAAGTCAATATGGGTCTGGCAACGGATGCAGATGACGGATTAATCGTACCAGTTGTAAAAAATATCGAGCAAAAGTCGATCTCTACAATTAACCGTGAAATGAAAGAAATGATCGGAAAGGCGAAATCGAAGAAATTGAAGCCATCAGAAATGAAGGATGGTACATTTACGATCAGCAATGTTGGCCCTCTAGGCAGTACAGGTGCAACACCGATCATCAACCATCCAGAAGTTGGGTTGATGGCGTTTCATAAAACAAAGAAAATGCCTGTTGTCATCCATGATGAGATCGTCATCCGATCGATGATGAATGTATCAATGACGTTCGACCATCGAGTTGCAGACGGTGCAACGGCAGTCGCTTTTACGAACGGTTTTATTCACTATATCGAAAATCCAGCAGCGATGACATTGGAGCTGATATAACATGGTAGTCGGTGAAGTGATTCAAGAACGAGAACTCATCATTGTCGGTGGCGGGCCAGGTGGCTACAATGCTGCGATTCGCGCAGCACAGCTCGGGGTCGAGGTTACCCTGATCGAAAAAGGTGAACTTGGCGGAATCTGTTTAAGTAAAGGCTGCATACCGTCTAAACTATCTGCACATACTGCCAGCAAACTATCAGACTATAAACATCTGCAGCAGATTGGTATTGATACGGGTGAGCCATCTTTTAACCTAGATCAGCATCGTAAATATATGGAGCAAACCGTTTCAGCCCTACAAAAAGGGGTTGAAAGCCTCTGCAAGGCAAACAAGGTTGAAGTGATCAACGGTACCGCTTCCTTTATGACGGGCAGTCGAATCGGAGTCGAAATTGGCGACACATTTGAGATGTACAAATATGAAAAGGTCATCATTGCGTCTGGAGTGAGTTCCTCAGTTCCCGATGTGTTTAAAATGGACTCGGAATCCGATCGGATTTTCACCGCTCAAACGATTTACGAAATTGAAGAGGTACCTGAACACCTTCTCATATATGGAACGGACTACATCGCACTTGAAGCGGCAACAAGCTTCCGTGCTCTTGGGTCCAGCGTAACGATCATTATGGATGAAACAGATGGATACGGTTTTGACGCTGACATTGAGAAAGAGCTTAGTAGAGTGCTCAAGAAATCCAAGATTA encodes the following:
- a CDS encoding alpha-ketoacid dehydrogenase subunit beta, with amino-acid sequence MSTAVKTQKLTMVQAITDGMRTMMREHDDVIVLGEDVGRNGGVFRATDGLIEEFSDKRIIDTPLAESGIIGTSIGLAMNGFRPIAEMQFLGFIYPAYNQIMTHASRIRSRTLGHFTVPLVIRAPYGAGVRAPEIHSDSVEALFTHMPGIKVVVPSNAYDAKGLLIASIEDPDPVIFLEPMRCYRSHKLEIPEEKYTVEIGKGARLQEGEDITLIAWGAMVDVVKKAAKEVEESEGITCDVLDLRTLYPFDRELITESVKKTGRAVIVHEAPGTGGVGNDVVSLINDTSFLYLRSPIKRVTGHDTPVPMFAIEDDYLPNSDRVKQAIIDTVRF
- the pdhA gene encoding pyruvate dehydrogenase (acetyl-transferring) E1 component subunit alpha, producing METQFPTKQILNEDGIVVNSEFENEMTESLTKELYTKMLRARMFDRKGVNLQRQGRIGTYVPFEGQEAAQIGSALVLEEGDWMFPTYRDHAATLTYGHSLRNLFLYWKGYPMGCVPPEGKNIFPPAVPIASQLLHATGAAWAEKMKGTDRGSIVYFGDGATSEGDFHEGLNFASVFDVPVVFFNQNNGFAISVPIEKQMKSKTIAQKAVGYDIPGIRLDGNDVFAVYFETRLAMDNARKGNGPTLIEAVTYRYGAHTTADDPSKYRDQSEAKRRREQTDPIVRLERYMQHKGIWEDSWKTKVEEEITAEIEKAVEEMEAFGAADSKDMFTHVFAKPTWTIQEQLDEFNGRAKEEV
- a CDS encoding dihydrolipoamide acetyltransferase family protein, giving the protein MIEVKLHDIGEGITEGEIIHFHVSPGDTVKIDQPLVEVQTDKVTAELPSPVAGKVKEIKASEGDVVTVGTTLVLIEKEGSEPSNAPPKEEPAKEKVVAETSSSISSAAVSSSDPMTRLTKRVLAAPYTRKIAREKNVDIELVNGSGPSGRVTEEDVFRFVNSGQQQQSTDPIETSASPVHTVKPTIEAKEIPFKGRRKQIAQKMTQSLYTIPHVTHFDEVDLTNLLELKKSLKQADPDGTKGMNVSLAAFFVKAIQLSLRDYPIFNAKLDEKNEVIRLEGEVNMGLATDADDGLIVPVVKNIEQKSISTINREMKEMIGKAKSKKLKPSEMKDGTFTISNVGPLGSTGATPIINHPEVGLMAFHKTKKMPVVIHDEIVIRSMMNVSMTFDHRVADGATAVAFTNGFIHYIENPAAMTLELI